Proteins encoded in a region of the Candidatus Zixiibacteriota bacterium genome:
- a CDS encoding UDP-N-acetyl glucosamine 2-epimerase, translated as MTVFGTRPQFIKLAVLWRAFEDSFRSVLVDSGQHYDFRMAGAFLSETGLRRPDHHLGIGSAPAASQVGRIADALDPLLARTKPDAVVVFGDTSTTAGGAIAAAYRNIPLAHIEAGMRSGEMFAAEEKNRIIADHLSQWRFAPTSTAVANLQSEGIGRGVYGVGDVMYEQWRASVGHVAVASTLEDLGLVAGHFYYLTCHRAETVDDAERLRRVIDIVAELDRPVLWPLHPRAVKSLRRLGLRAPLRRLRHLILAEPMEHRESLALVSSARAVLTDSGGIQREAYWSGTPCLLLREQTEWRELSDCRAVVPVGLHTARVQRVLSRPLRSPRSDDRLFRRRRPGAAIIRRLHQDLMRD; from the coding sequence ATGACCGTATTTGGCACGCGGCCGCAGTTCATCAAACTCGCCGTGCTGTGGCGGGCGTTTGAAGATTCGTTTCGCTCCGTGCTGGTCGATTCCGGCCAACATTACGATTTTCGAATGGCGGGCGCATTTCTGAGTGAAACCGGGCTGCGACGTCCGGACCATCATCTCGGCATCGGCTCGGCGCCGGCGGCCTCGCAGGTCGGACGCATCGCCGACGCGCTCGACCCGCTGCTGGCGCGGACCAAGCCGGACGCGGTCGTCGTCTTCGGCGACACGAGCACCACGGCCGGCGGCGCGATCGCGGCGGCGTACCGCAACATCCCGTTGGCACACATCGAAGCCGGCATGCGTTCCGGCGAAATGTTCGCGGCCGAGGAGAAAAACCGGATCATCGCGGACCACTTGTCCCAGTGGCGGTTCGCGCCGACATCGACCGCTGTCGCAAATCTTCAGAGCGAAGGGATCGGGCGCGGCGTCTATGGGGTCGGTGATGTGATGTACGAACAATGGCGCGCATCGGTCGGGCACGTAGCTGTCGCATCCACATTAGAAGACCTCGGATTGGTGGCGGGTCATTTCTATTATCTGACCTGCCATCGTGCCGAGACCGTCGATGACGCCGAACGGTTGCGGCGTGTCATCGACATCGTCGCGGAGCTTGACCGTCCGGTGCTCTGGCCGCTGCATCCGCGCGCGGTAAAGTCGCTCCGGCGCCTGGGATTGCGCGCCCCACTGCGTCGTCTTCGCCACCTGATACTGGCCGAACCAATGGAGCACCGGGAGTCGCTCGCGCTCGTTTCTTCGGCACGTGCCGTGCTCACCGATTCGGGCGGAATCCAGCGTGAGGCGTACTGGTCGGGCACTCCATGCCTGTTACTGCGCGAACAGACCGAGTGGCGCGAGCTGTCGGATTGTCGCGCGGTCGTGCCGGTTGGGCTGCACACGGCCCGTGTACAGCGCGTATTGTCCCGGCCGTTGCGGTCGCCCCGCAGCGACGATCGGCTCTTCCGCCGCCGCCGCCCTGGCGCGGCCATTATCAGGCGACTGCATCAGGATTTGATGCGCGATTGA
- a CDS encoding glycosyltransferase, producing the protein MPTIDTIIVIHLSSDWPDTNYRYAFTSLAEELPDHVATICVNRPIDVIVAPIRHTASFLSGFWRTRVERVMERLLVLTPRVFVHELLAAHSSLITAQNVRAMRRALRRILDEHFPDTKRIIQWVHHPHQQWVCDAFPDGGSVYLCYDEYACTPDGVFQDDRWSAEALLLRSADVTFVVNESVGRRRAADARRLELMDNGIPDFFLADRQPASDPIDAIPEPRIVYLGQLYSFLDSQLLASVFAAHPEWQLVMIGASNNRPASLRRLPNVHFVGRRPHETLPSILPKCRAGLLPFKINDYSAASNFLKLYAYWAAGLPVVSTKLPQFKPHEHHLRFSSADPVSFAEAILEVLSQDRESVARIQRNKAREFTWTKINREHVVPVLREVFGF; encoded by the coding sequence ATGCCAACCATCGATACCATCATCGTGATTCACCTGTCGTCGGATTGGCCCGACACGAACTATCGCTATGCCTTCACATCGCTGGCCGAGGAGCTTCCCGATCATGTCGCGACGATCTGCGTCAATCGTCCGATCGATGTGATCGTCGCGCCGATCAGGCACACGGCATCCTTTCTCTCCGGTTTCTGGCGTACCCGGGTTGAACGCGTGATGGAGAGATTGCTGGTGCTGACGCCGCGCGTGTTCGTCCACGAGTTGCTGGCCGCGCACAGTTCACTCATCACGGCTCAGAATGTCCGCGCCATGCGGCGTGCGCTCCGCCGGATTCTCGATGAACACTTCCCCGACACGAAGCGGATCATCCAATGGGTGCATCACCCGCATCAGCAATGGGTGTGCGATGCGTTTCCCGATGGCGGCAGCGTGTATTTGTGCTACGACGAGTACGCGTGCACGCCGGATGGCGTCTTTCAGGATGACCGCTGGTCGGCGGAAGCGCTGCTGCTGCGTTCCGCCGATGTGACATTCGTTGTGAATGAGTCAGTGGGGCGCCGCCGCGCCGCCGACGCACGGCGTCTGGAGTTGATGGACAATGGCATTCCGGACTTCTTCCTGGCGGATCGGCAACCGGCGTCCGACCCCATCGATGCGATCCCCGAACCGCGCATCGTCTACCTGGGGCAACTCTATTCGTTTCTCGACAGCCAGTTGCTGGCATCGGTCTTCGCCGCACACCCGGAGTGGCAGTTGGTCATGATCGGAGCATCGAACAACAGGCCCGCGAGTCTACGTCGTTTGCCGAATGTCCATTTCGTTGGGCGTCGGCCGCACGAGACGCTGCCATCGATTCTGCCGAAGTGCCGCGCCGGACTCCTTCCGTTTAAGATCAACGACTATTCGGCCGCATCGAACTTCCTGAAGCTCTATGCCTACTGGGCCGCGGGACTTCCGGTCGTCTCAACCAAGCTGCCGCAGTTCAAGCCGCATGAGCACCACCTGAGGTTCTCAAGCGCCGACCCGGTTTCATTTGCTGAGGCCATCCTTGAGGTACTGTCACAAGACCGCGAGTCGGTCGCTCGGATCCAAAGGAACAAGGCGCGCGAATTCACCTGGACAAAAATCAATCGTGAACATGTTGTCCCCGTGCTTCGCGAGGTGTTCGGTTTCTGA
- a CDS encoding nucleoside-diphosphate sugar epimerase/dehydratase: MTRAFISAVAQYLGRWRWMLWDLLSLYAASALIFWLRMRLGDAPEDILIAPSTYLGALPWMALGWLLLFSVFGLYRRAASGTPTDSLSRVFHAVTFGMFILPFIPFDSTWPLVESRAALVGYWASVLLLMAGGRLMPTLQSAPRTNGDNGRINKRRLAILATDAVGVALAYYLAFWLRFDGDIAHDAYKAFWDTLPLVFLVRVASFTYFRLYSGVWRYASVNDLVSILKAVSVGTILLVLPVFFFGVDGYPRSVFIIDWFLMVGWLGGSRFALRTLRELTPRFLRRGRRILIIGAGDAGEMVVRELCKNPSGPMLPVAFIDADSQKHGARLHGIPVVGDLDELEAAVDRFHITEVLIAIPSATGSQMRRIVEECGRIGVRFKTVPSLREIIDGGSSVREARNVQVEDILRRSPVDVDPSRVVGWLAGKRVMITGGAGSIGSELARRMLRFAPAEIALVDRAENALHDLLEELARLKSGVRIGGYLADITDRARFHALFADHPPDVLFHAAAYKQVPLSEEFPDAAVLNNVGGSRFLMDWALERGVDTFVNISTDKAVNPYSVMGATKRIAELLALRRAAEEKTRFVSVRFGNVLASDGSVVPLFERQIRAGGPVTVTTPDVTRYFMTAGEAALLLLNAAVIGLNGQMLVLDMGEPVRIFDLARDLIILNGLRPEDDIPIVFTGLRPGEKTTEDLFGEGVQPRPSGHDKIWIVDAIDDAPDDFESRVTELLTSARSGHVRRTMAILANLVPGYQQPATLPTTPGPMDTVQLSGDEEAADRVAM; the protein is encoded by the coding sequence TTGACCAGGGCTTTTATCAGTGCCGTCGCTCAGTACCTGGGGCGCTGGCGGTGGATGTTGTGGGATCTGCTGTCACTTTATGCCGCCTCGGCGCTGATTTTCTGGCTGCGCATGCGGCTCGGTGACGCTCCCGAAGACATCCTGATCGCGCCGTCGACGTACCTGGGAGCGCTGCCATGGATGGCGCTCGGGTGGCTGCTGTTGTTCTCCGTCTTCGGCCTGTACCGCCGTGCTGCATCCGGCACGCCGACCGACAGTCTGAGCCGTGTCTTTCATGCGGTGACGTTCGGCATGTTTATCCTGCCGTTCATCCCCTTCGATTCGACTTGGCCCCTGGTGGAGTCGCGCGCCGCGCTCGTCGGCTACTGGGCGAGCGTGCTCTTGCTGATGGCGGGCGGGAGATTGATGCCCACGTTGCAGAGCGCTCCCCGAACCAACGGCGACAACGGTCGTATCAACAAGCGTCGTCTGGCCATACTCGCCACCGATGCGGTCGGCGTCGCGCTCGCCTACTATCTCGCTTTCTGGCTCCGATTCGACGGCGATATCGCTCATGATGCCTACAAGGCATTCTGGGACACACTGCCCCTGGTCTTTCTTGTTCGCGTCGCGTCGTTTACGTACTTCCGACTGTACTCCGGTGTCTGGCGTTACGCGTCCGTCAACGATCTCGTCTCCATACTCAAAGCGGTTAGTGTCGGTACAATCCTGCTGGTGCTTCCGGTTTTCTTCTTCGGCGTCGACGGCTACCCCCGCTCGGTCTTCATCATCGACTGGTTTCTGATGGTCGGATGGCTGGGCGGATCGCGTTTTGCCCTGCGGACTCTGCGCGAATTGACGCCGCGTTTCCTGCGGCGCGGCCGTCGCATCTTGATTATCGGTGCCGGCGATGCCGGTGAGATGGTTGTGCGCGAGTTGTGCAAGAATCCCAGCGGTCCCATGCTGCCGGTGGCGTTCATCGACGCCGACTCGCAAAAACACGGTGCGCGTCTGCATGGCATTCCGGTGGTCGGTGATCTCGACGAATTGGAAGCCGCCGTCGACCGTTTCCACATTACGGAAGTCCTCATCGCGATCCCGTCGGCGACCGGTTCACAAATGCGGCGAATCGTCGAGGAATGCGGACGCATTGGCGTGCGTTTCAAGACCGTGCCGTCGTTGCGGGAAATCATCGACGGCGGGTCGAGCGTGCGCGAGGCGCGCAATGTGCAGGTCGAAGACATCCTGCGGCGCTCGCCGGTCGATGTCGATCCCAGCCGAGTGGTCGGGTGGCTGGCCGGCAAGCGCGTGATGATCACCGGCGGCGCCGGCTCGATCGGGTCGGAACTGGCGCGACGCATGCTGCGCTTCGCACCGGCGGAAATCGCACTGGTTGACCGCGCCGAAAACGCGCTCCACGATCTGCTCGAAGAACTGGCCCGTCTCAAGTCCGGCGTGCGCATCGGCGGCTATCTGGCCGACATCACCGATCGGGCCCGATTCCATGCGTTGTTCGCCGATCATCCTCCGGATGTCCTGTTCCATGCCGCCGCTTACAAACAAGTCCCCCTGTCGGAAGAGTTTCCGGATGCCGCCGTGCTCAACAACGTCGGCGGATCGCGATTCCTGATGGATTGGGCGCTGGAACGCGGCGTCGACACCTTTGTCAACATCTCCACCGATAAGGCGGTTAATCCCTATAGCGTCATGGGGGCGACCAAACGGATCGCCGAATTGCTCGCGTTGCGCCGTGCGGCCGAAGAGAAGACCCGGTTCGTGAGCGTGCGCTTTGGCAACGTGTTGGCCTCCGACGGTTCGGTCGTACCGTTGTTCGAACGTCAGATTCGCGCCGGCGGGCCGGTCACGGTCACGACACCCGACGTCACCCGTTACTTCATGACCGCCGGCGAAGCGGCATTGTTGCTGTTGAATGCTGCGGTGATCGGACTCAACGGACAGATGCTGGTTTTGGATATGGGCGAGCCGGTGCGCATCTTCGATCTGGCGCGCGATCTGATCATTCTCAACGGGCTCCGCCCCGAAGACGACATCCCGATCGTGTTCACCGGACTGCGACCGGGCGAAAAAACGACGGAGGATCTCTTCGGCGAAGGTGTTCAGCCGCGCCCCTCGGGACACGACAAAATCTGGATCGTCGATGCGATCGACGATGCGCCGGACGACTTTGAGTCGCGCGTCACCGAATTGCTGACCTCCGCCCGCAGCGGACATGTCCGTCGCACCATGGCGATTCTGGCCAACCTCGTGCCCGGCTACCAACAACCGGCAACCTTGCCCACCACGCCCGGACCGATGGACACGGTGCAACTGTCCGGCGACGAGGAAGCCGCCGATCGCGTTGCGATGTGA
- a CDS encoding glycosyltransferase family 4 protein produces the protein MDGKPRLAFIAPRVMGSFVRQDAEMLRAAFHVTVWQPHGVASYLRLPRIIQSCDLVLNWFAGRHAVIPSMLATSRGLPVATVIGGYEVEWIASLSYGIRPGSRSESFVHQILRRSHAILTVSQVTHQHALDRYSDCAGRMTMIPNGVDTRRFDYFAGLPRTSVLTVGQITGQTIELKGLNVFWDAARRTPHREFVAVGPAVDRAARRFVSLCPPNLRWRGYLDGDALVDEYRRASVYVQPSRHESFSLSTVEAMSCGCIPIVSDCGALPQVVGDAGVVLTQRTPEAVSDAIEQTFTAGEDARRAARAWAVNTFDTSRRKSALIGALVRLLTESPSPDKPGID, from the coding sequence ATGGACGGCAAGCCACGACTGGCATTCATCGCACCCCGCGTCATGGGGAGTTTCGTTCGGCAGGATGCCGAAATGCTCCGCGCAGCGTTTCATGTCACCGTTTGGCAGCCGCACGGCGTTGCATCGTATCTGAGACTGCCACGGATCATCCAGTCCTGCGACCTGGTGTTAAACTGGTTTGCCGGCCGCCATGCCGTCATACCGTCGATGCTGGCCACATCGCGGGGGTTGCCCGTGGCGACGGTCATCGGCGGATACGAGGTCGAGTGGATCGCATCCCTCAGCTACGGAATCCGTCCGGGATCACGCAGCGAGTCCTTCGTCCATCAGATACTGCGGCGCTCGCACGCGATCCTCACCGTGTCGCAGGTGACACATCAGCATGCTCTTGATCGATACTCAGACTGCGCCGGACGGATGACGATGATTCCTAATGGAGTCGATACACGTCGCTTCGACTACTTTGCCGGACTGCCCCGGACATCGGTGCTGACGGTCGGGCAGATCACCGGGCAGACGATAGAGTTAAAGGGATTGAATGTGTTCTGGGATGCCGCAAGACGCACGCCGCATCGTGAGTTCGTGGCGGTCGGTCCCGCCGTCGATCGCGCCGCGCGACGGTTCGTGTCACTGTGCCCGCCCAACCTTCGTTGGAGGGGTTATCTGGACGGCGATGCGCTGGTCGACGAATACCGGCGCGCCTCCGTCTACGTGCAGCCGTCACGCCACGAGAGTTTTTCGCTGTCGACGGTCGAGGCGATGTCCTGCGGGTGTATCCCGATCGTTTCCGATTGCGGTGCGCTTCCGCAAGTCGTCGGAGATGCGGGTGTTGTGTTGACGCAACGGACTCCCGAGGCGGTTTCCGATGCCATCGAGCAGACATTCACTGCCGGTGAGGATGCCCGTCGGGCGGCACGTGCCTGGGCGGTCAATACATTCGACACTTCCAGACGGAAGTCGGCCCTCATCGGCGCCTTAGTCCGTCTACTGACTGAAAGCCCGTCTCCGGACAAACCAGGGATCGACTAA
- a CDS encoding lipid II flippase MurJ encodes MSAQSLRSAGMTVVTLSVAGKGIGLVREVVTAAIFGASLAVDLFLAAVTIPVAVGTILYHSLPNAFVPLFSDSDSHSGRNAAWIVALCAAPVSLLLWAVAPILAQVTTEGFSPEARTEAIWLFRIGSASIVFAAAEALLRSRLLAARRFVAAGVSDVWLSTITIAALLIHPEGGARTLAWGYTLGTVAAAFWSLSAVIFEKRAAHPPSASHAPEHAPKLGWIAGVLVTGVAGFLYALIDRRFGSFLSEGSIASLQYASLLASPLLTVCGMALSTAAFPFLARAVQLSDQAEVRRILDRSMRWSLLVGSAATAVLVILGPETASIIFERGAFDAGARTVTGNVARVYGIWLIPAVISTLVARVFYSMGRWRPLFLATASGVCIKIGLSLWLVGRYDVMGLATASAFAYCVIGSIMLALLPRWCLRGVLGGWLKLMMTVVLIVGGIAFLFQSIVLDTSIASWHLLAIIRVGITVVLGGAILLFAGPDLGITELTAWRSKVVKLVFRQSDK; translated from the coding sequence ATGAGCGCTCAATCCCTGCGTTCCGCAGGCATGACCGTCGTCACCTTGTCGGTGGCAGGCAAGGGTATCGGTCTGGTGCGGGAAGTCGTCACGGCGGCGATCTTCGGCGCTTCGCTCGCGGTCGACTTGTTTCTGGCGGCCGTCACGATCCCGGTCGCCGTCGGCACAATTCTCTATCACTCGCTGCCCAACGCATTCGTTCCTCTGTTTTCGGACAGCGATTCACACAGCGGTCGCAATGCGGCGTGGATCGTCGCACTGTGCGCGGCCCCGGTGTCACTGTTGCTGTGGGCCGTCGCGCCCATTCTGGCACAAGTCACGACCGAGGGGTTTTCCCCCGAAGCGCGCACCGAGGCGATCTGGCTGTTCCGTATTGGATCCGCTTCAATCGTTTTTGCGGCCGCTGAGGCGCTGCTGCGCAGCCGATTGCTGGCGGCGCGCCGATTTGTGGCGGCCGGCGTTTCCGATGTCTGGCTCAGCACCATCACGATCGCCGCATTATTGATTCATCCCGAGGGCGGCGCGCGTACGCTCGCATGGGGATACACGCTCGGCACCGTGGCCGCAGCGTTCTGGTCCTTGTCCGCCGTGATTTTTGAAAAACGTGCGGCGCATCCGCCGTCCGCGTCGCACGCCCCGGAACACGCGCCGAAGCTGGGTTGGATCGCCGGCGTGCTGGTCACCGGCGTGGCGGGGTTCCTGTATGCGTTGATCGACCGACGCTTCGGGTCATTCCTGTCGGAAGGTTCGATTGCCTCCTTGCAGTATGCGTCGCTGTTGGCATCCCCGCTGCTGACAGTCTGCGGGATGGCTCTCAGCACCGCCGCATTCCCGTTCCTGGCCCGGGCCGTGCAATTGTCCGATCAAGCCGAGGTGCGCCGCATTCTCGACCGCAGCATGCGCTGGTCGTTACTGGTCGGCTCAGCGGCGACCGCGGTCCTGGTCATCCTGGGACCTGAGACCGCCAGCATCATATTCGAGCGAGGTGCGTTCGATGCCGGGGCGCGGACGGTGACCGGCAATGTCGCGCGTGTCTACGGAATCTGGCTCATTCCCGCCGTCATCAGCACGCTCGTTGCGCGGGTCTTTTATTCGATGGGTCGATGGCGACCGTTGTTCCTGGCGACGGCGTCTGGCGTCTGTATCAAGATCGGATTGAGTTTGTGGCTTGTCGGCCGCTACGATGTGATGGGCCTGGCCACGGCCTCCGCGTTCGCCTATTGCGTCATCGGGAGCATCATGCTTGCGTTGTTGCCGCGATGGTGTCTTCGGGGAGTGCTGGGTGGGTGGCTGAAGTTGATGATGACGGTCGTCCTGATAGTCGGCGGGATTGCGTTCCTTTTTCAATCCATTGTCCTCGACACTTCCATTGCATCTTGGCATCTGCTGGCGATCATCCGTGTGGGCATCACCGTCGTGCTCGGCGGTGCGATATTGCTCTTCGCGGGTCCCGACCTGGGGATCACTGAGCTGACTGCCTGGCGCAGCAAGGTCGTGAAGTTGGTTTTTCGCCAATCGGACAAGTGA